The Solea solea chromosome 19, fSolSol10.1, whole genome shotgun sequence genome has a window encoding:
- the LOC131446457 gene encoding proteinase-activated receptor 3-like: MEVTHINSSVLYISHRPDNSTVGQMTEYEQCKDMPALLIWYLCLQVINMFLGIPANLTVLWLIHKNKGESSSSDIFIFQLAILDVLFCLILPLELAIKAFHTTSITWYILRFFYGLKDSSPLFLSCICLDRYVAVVHPIFFTELNGRHHRTVLAIVVWIIILAYAAAKCVGNIPNFDKVFTAMILGAFAFMVFCNIAILWALRQSGPGRDEMHPVKKRAFKMVLIILAIIVFNYFPPVALFPFQEYYSPDVFRCYIHYVAFGLMDFSSTVQPMLYLSKEKMPQSLNCCHSCTTHAK, encoded by the coding sequence ATGGAGGTCACTCACATCAACTCCTCTGTGCTCTACATCTCTCACAGACCCGACAACTCCACTGTGGGACAGATGACAGAGTATGAGCAATGCAAAGACATGCCTGCTCTCCTCATTTGGTACCTGTGCCTTCAGGTTATCAACATGTTCCTGGGCATACCTGCCAACCTCACCGTGCTGTGGCTCATCCACAAGAACAAAGGCGAATCCTCCAGCTCAGATATCTTCATCTTTCAACTGGCGATATTAGATGTGCTCTTCTGCCTCATCCTTCCTCTTGAACTGGCCATCAAAGCCTTCCACACCACGAGCATCACCTGGTACATCCTGCGCTTCTTCTACGGCCTGAAAGACTCCTCACCGCTGTTTCTTTCCTGCATCTGCTTGGACCGGTACGTAGCTGTGGTCCACCCCATCTTCTTCACTGAGCTCAATGGCCGGCATCACAGAACAGTCCTGGCCATAGTGGTCTGGATTATCATTTTGGCCTATGCTGCTGCTAAATGTGTAGGCAACATTCCCAACTTTGACAAGGTCTTCACGGCGATGATACTTGGAGCATTTGCTTTCATGGTCTTCTGCAACATTGCCATTCTGTGGGCGCTGCGGCAGTCTGGGCCCGGCAGAGATGAGATGCACCCTGTGAAGAAGAGAGCCTTCAAAATGGTCCTCATCATCCTGGCCATCATCGTGTTCAACTACTTTCCACCTGTGGCGCTGTTCCCCTTCCAGGAATATTACTCTCCTGACGTGTTTCGATGCTATATTCACTACGTGGCCTTCGGCTTGATGGATTTCAGTAGCACCGTTCAACCGATGCTCTACCTCTCCAAGGAAAAGATGCCACAGAGCCTCAACTGCTGTCACAGCTGCACCACTCATGCAAAATAG